A genomic region of Xiphophorus couchianus chromosome 9, X_couchianus-1.0, whole genome shotgun sequence contains the following coding sequences:
- the lrrc3ca gene encoding leucine-rich repeat-containing protein 3B, whose product MHLAAVWLLRYSVVMCLLLHSLVLMAFCFHHAATTCSKRCYCSETESGGKTMRCSNLQLTEIPEDIPNDTQRVYLDFNLLSAVPTNAFAGLTHLVELDLSHNEISQLEPGAFRGLGSSLQFLDLSSNKLVNFNPDAFEGLRARANLTNNPWLCDCNLQMALPRVDLEPASLTGIVCQTSDPEEIGVQGLAFLLEPDIDLCVVMKRTTDVAMLVVMFGWFTMVISYLVYYVRANQEDARRHLEYLKSLPSRQGKSEESSTISTVV is encoded by the coding sequence ATGCACCTGGCTGCAGTCTGGCTGCTGCGTTACTCGGTGGTCATGTGTTTGCTGTTGCACAGCTTGGTCTTGATGGCCTTCTGCTTccatcatgctgccaccacttgCTCCAAGAGGTGCTACTGCTCTGAGACGGAGAGTGGAGGCAAGACGATGCGTTGCAGCAATCTGCAGCTCACGGAGATCCCAGAGGACATCCCCAACGACACGCAACGTGTCTACCTTGACTTCAATCTTCTATCCGCAGTTCCAACGAATGCGTTTGCTGGTTTGACCCACTTAGTAGAACTGGACCTGTCGCACAACGAGATAAGCCAGCTGGAGCCTGGAGCATTCAGAGGACTCGGCTCCTCCCTGCAGTTCCTGGATCTGTCTTCAAACAAGTTGGTGAACTTTAACCCTGACGCCTTTGAGGGCCTTCGAGCTCGCGCCAACCTGACGAACAACCCGTGGCTTTGCGACTGCAATTTGCAGATGGCATTGCCCCGTGTGGACCTGGAGCCAGCCTCGCTGACGGGTATAGTGTGCCAGACGTCTGATCCAGAGGAAATAGGAGTTCAAGGACTTGCGTTCCTGTTGGAACCGGATATAGACCTGTGTGTGGTGATGAAGAGGACTACAGATGTAGCTATGCTGGTTGTTATGTTTGGCTGGTTCACCATGGTCATTTCCTACCTGGTCTACTATGTCCGTGCAAATCAGGAGGATGCCCGCAGACACTTGGAGTATCTCAAATCGTTGCCCAGCAGGCAGGGCAAGTCAGAGGAGTCCTCCACCATCAGCACTGTGGTGTAG